GTGCGCATATTGTGTAATCTATCAGCGAGCTTGATGATAACTACTCGTATATCGTCCACCATGGCAAGAAATAACTTTGAATACGATGCCGCTTTTTGATCTGTGATTGTGGTGTCAGAGACTCTGCTCACCCCATTTACTAATTTAGCTACTTCTGGACCAAATATTTCCTCAAGTTCGCCCAGTTCATATTCGGTGTCCTCAACTACATCATGCAGTATGGCGGCCACAATGGCATTTGCATCTATTTGAAGCGAGATAAGTAATTCTGCAACGGCGATGGGATGTATGACAAATTTATCACCGGATTTCCTGTAAATTCCAGCATGCGCTCGCGAAGCAAATTGGCATGCCTGTAAAATTAAATGACATTCTTTGGTATTTAGATATTTTCCAGCACTGTCAAGGATTGGCTGGTACAATTGCGTTTCGGGTAATGCAATTGTAGATTCCTGCATCGATGACTAGGTCTCGTTATTTGAATAGGCTTGACTAAGAATATCTTCTACACTTTGAGTGAGTTCGGTTTCTTGATTTAAGATCTGTTTGTCTATCTTACCTTCCTCATATTCTCTCATTGCAATAACAGTATTTTTTTCATTATCTGTTTCAACTAACGCGACATGTCCATGAGCAAGTTGCTTTGTCCTATGTGCGATGATAAGTACTTGGTCAAATAAATTATCTACCTTTTTTGGTTCTGTGTCCATCTTTAATACTCCTTTATTGTGTGTTATTGAATAGTTGTTCTAATTGCTTAGCTTTGTTATTTGAAACATAGGAAACGGTTAGTTTTTCACTTGCGATTACTGAGGTAAGCTCAAGGTACGCCTTGTCAAAGTTGTCATTAAATATTACATAATCCGCTTCCACAAAATGTGACATTTCTTCAAAGGCAACTTTCATTCTTCTATCTATTTCTTCTGTTGCAACTGCCCCGCGATTAAAAATCCTTAATCGCAGAATTTCTCGATTAATTGGCAATATATAAATATGTACTATATTGGGGAATCGTTTTTTAAGTTCTCGTGCACCCCTCCATTCAACTTCAAAAAATAAAGTTTTTCCCATTTTAATTAATTCTTTTGCGTCAATTTCAGGAGTCCCGTAAAGATTCCCGTAACTTTCAGTAAATTCTAAAAATTTACCTTGATCTGCTAAAGTACGAAACTCACTTTCTGAAACAAATTGATAATTACTATCCTCTGAGCTCTCTCTTTTTTTTCTTGTCGTGTAAGAGGTAATAAACTGATAATCGCCATGCTCTGAAATTAGCTTTTTAAGTAAGGTAGTTTTTCCAGTTCCAGATGGGGCGGTAATGATAAAAGCATCCCCTTTTAGTATATCCACAGCCATAGTATTGTAGATTTGATATTATACCCTACTTAATGCTGTAGAATAATCGGTTATGCAAGTTTTGATAAATGGTGAGCAGCAAACCATTGAAGAAGGGATCACTATACAAGATCTAGTAATGTCACTAACCCAATTAAAAAATAGACGAGTTGTAGTAGCACAAAATGGCGTCATAATTCCAAAATCTCAATACCAGGCTACTATTGTTTGTGTTGGGGATTCTATAGATGTAATTGAAGCAGTTGGAGGGGGATAATTCAATGAATCATACTGTGAATCAACATACAGATAGTTGGACTCTGGCCGGAGTATCTTATCATTCAAGACTTTTATTAGGCACAGGAAAATACCAAGATTTTGAACAAACGAGAGATGCAGTGCAAGCCTCAGGAGCTCAAATAGTTACCGTGGCGATCCGAAGAACTTCCTTGAAACCAACCGATCAATCCCCTTCATTGCTTTCTTACCTCCCACCAGATACATATACTATTCTTCCAAATACTGCAGGATGTTATTCGGCGAAGGATGCAATTTATACCGCGGAGCTTGCTCGCGAGCTTCTAGATGGGCATGCTTTGATCAAACTAGAGGTACTTGGAGAGGAGAGTCAGCTCTATCCAAATATAAGAGAGACCTTTGTTGCTTGTGAGACTTTATGTGCACAAGGATTTTCGGTTATGGTCTATACCAATGATGATCCTGTCTGCGCAAAAGAATTTGAAGCAATGGGGTGTGCGGCAGTAATGCCGCTTGCTTCTCCAATTGGTTCAGGATTGGGGATACTAAGTGATTATAATCTCTTGCGCATTATAGAACGAGCAACTATTCCAATTATTGTAGATGCAGGTGTGGGCACTGCATCCGATGTAGCTATTGCAATGGAATTAGGTTGTACTGCGGTGTTGCTTAATACTGCAGTCGCTTGTGCTAGGCATCCGGTGCAGATGGCTACAGCCATGAAGTTAGGGGTGCAAGCGGGCCGACTCGCTTTTTTAGCCGGGCGTATGCCCAAGCGCCAATTAGCACATGCCTCTTCACCGGCTCGGGAGTAACATGGTCTCGGTTTCACAGCGCTACC
This portion of the Candidatus Methylacidiphilales bacterium genome encodes:
- the rpoZ gene encoding DNA-directed RNA polymerase subunit omega gives rise to the protein MDTEPKKVDNLFDQVLIIAHRTKQLAHGHVALVETDNEKNTVIAMREYEEGKIDKQILNQETELTQSVEDILSQAYSNNET
- the gmk gene encoding guanylate kinase — translated: MAVDILKGDAFIITAPSGTGKTTLLKKLISEHGDYQFITSYTTRKKRESSEDSNYQFVSESEFRTLADQGKFLEFTESYGNLYGTPEIDAKELIKMGKTLFFEVEWRGARELKKRFPNIVHIYILPINREILRLRIFNRGAVATEEIDRRMKVAFEEMSHFVEADYVIFNDNFDKAYLELTSVIASEKLTVSYVSNNKAKQLEQLFNNTQ
- the thiS gene encoding sulfur carrier protein ThiS is translated as MQVLINGEQQTIEEGITIQDLVMSLTQLKNRRVVVAQNGVIIPKSQYQATIVCVGDSIDVIEAVGGG
- a CDS encoding thiazole synthase produces the protein MNQHTDSWTLAGVSYHSRLLLGTGKYQDFEQTRDAVQASGAQIVTVAIRRTSLKPTDQSPSLLSYLPPDTYTILPNTAGCYSAKDAIYTAELARELLDGHALIKLEVLGEESQLYPNIRETFVACETLCAQGFSVMVYTNDDPVCAKEFEAMGCAAVMPLASPIGSGLGILSDYNLLRIIERATIPIIVDAGVGTASDVAIAMELGCTAVLLNTAVACARHPVQMATAMKLGVQAGRLAFLAGRMPKRQLAHASSPARE